From the genome of Chiloscyllium plagiosum isolate BGI_BamShark_2017 chromosome 29, ASM401019v2, whole genome shotgun sequence, one region includes:
- the LOC122564496 gene encoding serpin B6-like isoform X1 yields MHQATSDLPLGDKSAPPDYVMDVLTVANNCFALDLCLKLCEKKRTENVFFSPLSISTALAMVFLGAKGSTNQQMAKVLHFGDVGDVHAGFQKLQADMKNLGGACLLKVANGLYRDKSINLHHEYLESMSKFFQAELTAVDFAEQSEEARVHINAWVEGQTEGKIQDLLAQGTLDANSKLVLANAIYFKGNWEKKFDEDNTKEMPFSVTENESKLVKMMCQTGIFNTAYIEEVATNILELPYLQEELSMIILLPDEISGLEKLLKSLTYDNLSKWTNEENLDPSETLVHLPRFKLEGSYDLRATLSAMGMPEAFDGTSANFSGMTGTCALSLSNVVHKSFVEVNEEGSEAAASTEATMSFRCFSSVDEFIADHPFLFYIRHNKTQSTLFLGQFSSP; encoded by the exons TGATGGATGTTCTGACCGTTGCAAATAATTGCTTTGCGCTTGACCTCTGCCTGAAGCTCTGTGAAAAGAAGAGAActgagaatgtttttttttccccattaagTATATCAACGGCTCTGGCTATGGTGTTCCTTGGTGCTAAAGGCAGCACGAACCAGCAGATGGCTAAG gtgctgcattttggtgatGTTGGAGATGTTCACGCTGGATTCCAGAAATTGCAGGCGGATATGAAGAATCTTGGCGGTGCTTGTCTTCTGAAGGTGGCAAATGGCCTGTACAGAGATAAAAGCATCAACTTGCACCAT GAGTATCTCGAATCCATGTCAAAGTTCTTTCAGGCAGAACTCACTGCTGTTGATTTTGCTGAACAATCAGAGGAGGCCAGAGTCCACATCAATGCCTGGGTGGAGGGGCAGACAGAAG GTAAGATCCAGGACTTGTTAGCTCAAGGCACACTCGATGCAAATTCAAAGCTTGTACTTGCGAATGCCATCTACTTTAAAGGCAATTGGGAGAAGAAATTTGATGAAGATAATACCAAGGAAATGCCATTCAGTGTCACCGAG AATGAATCTAAACTAGTGAAAATGATGTGTCAGACGGGAATATTTAACACAGCATACATTGAGGAGGTTGCAACGAATATCCTGGAGCTGCCTTACCTTCAGGAGGAGCTGAGTATGATCATCCTGTTACCTGATGAAATCAGCGGATTAGAAAAG CTGCTGAAGAGTTTGACGTATGACAATCTATCGAAATGGACCAATGAGGAAAACCTGGATCCTTCAGAAACACTTGTCCACCTGCCCAGATTCAAGCTGGAAGGAAGCTATGACCTGAGGGCCACGCTTTCTGCCATGGGAATGCCGGAGGCCTTCGATGGGACAAGCGCCAATTTCTCGGGAATGACAGGGACATGTGCCCTGTCTTTGTCCAATGTCGTTCACAAGTCCTTTGTAGAAGTGAATGAAGAAGGGAGTGAAGCAGCAGCCAGCACAGAGGCCACCATGTCGTTTCGATGTTTCAGCTCTGTTGATGAATTTATAGCAGATCATCCTTTCCTCTTTTACATCAGGCACAATAAAACTCAAAGCACCTTATTTTTGGGCCAGTTCTCATCGCCGTAG
- the LOC122564496 gene encoding serpin B6-like isoform X2, translated as MMDVLTVANNCFALDLCLKLCEKKRTENVFFSPLSISTALAMVFLGAKGSTNQQMAKVLHFGDVGDVHAGFQKLQADMKNLGGACLLKVANGLYRDKSINLHHEYLESMSKFFQAELTAVDFAEQSEEARVHINAWVEGQTEGKIQDLLAQGTLDANSKLVLANAIYFKGNWEKKFDEDNTKEMPFSVTENESKLVKMMCQTGIFNTAYIEEVATNILELPYLQEELSMIILLPDEISGLEKLLKSLTYDNLSKWTNEENLDPSETLVHLPRFKLEGSYDLRATLSAMGMPEAFDGTSANFSGMTGTCALSLSNVVHKSFVEVNEEGSEAAASTEATMSFRCFSSVDEFIADHPFLFYIRHNKTQSTLFLGQFSSP; from the exons TGATGGATGTTCTGACCGTTGCAAATAATTGCTTTGCGCTTGACCTCTGCCTGAAGCTCTGTGAAAAGAAGAGAActgagaatgtttttttttccccattaagTATATCAACGGCTCTGGCTATGGTGTTCCTTGGTGCTAAAGGCAGCACGAACCAGCAGATGGCTAAG gtgctgcattttggtgatGTTGGAGATGTTCACGCTGGATTCCAGAAATTGCAGGCGGATATGAAGAATCTTGGCGGTGCTTGTCTTCTGAAGGTGGCAAATGGCCTGTACAGAGATAAAAGCATCAACTTGCACCAT GAGTATCTCGAATCCATGTCAAAGTTCTTTCAGGCAGAACTCACTGCTGTTGATTTTGCTGAACAATCAGAGGAGGCCAGAGTCCACATCAATGCCTGGGTGGAGGGGCAGACAGAAG GTAAGATCCAGGACTTGTTAGCTCAAGGCACACTCGATGCAAATTCAAAGCTTGTACTTGCGAATGCCATCTACTTTAAAGGCAATTGGGAGAAGAAATTTGATGAAGATAATACCAAGGAAATGCCATTCAGTGTCACCGAG AATGAATCTAAACTAGTGAAAATGATGTGTCAGACGGGAATATTTAACACAGCATACATTGAGGAGGTTGCAACGAATATCCTGGAGCTGCCTTACCTTCAGGAGGAGCTGAGTATGATCATCCTGTTACCTGATGAAATCAGCGGATTAGAAAAG CTGCTGAAGAGTTTGACGTATGACAATCTATCGAAATGGACCAATGAGGAAAACCTGGATCCTTCAGAAACACTTGTCCACCTGCCCAGATTCAAGCTGGAAGGAAGCTATGACCTGAGGGCCACGCTTTCTGCCATGGGAATGCCGGAGGCCTTCGATGGGACAAGCGCCAATTTCTCGGGAATGACAGGGACATGTGCCCTGTCTTTGTCCAATGTCGTTCACAAGTCCTTTGTAGAAGTGAATGAAGAAGGGAGTGAAGCAGCAGCCAGCACAGAGGCCACCATGTCGTTTCGATGTTTCAGCTCTGTTGATGAATTTATAGCAGATCATCCTTTCCTCTTTTACATCAGGCACAATAAAACTCAAAGCACCTTATTTTTGGGCCAGTTCTCATCGCCGTAG
- the LOC122564496 gene encoding serpin B6-like isoform X3, with amino-acid sequence MDVLTVANNCFALDLCLKLCEKKRTENVFFSPLSISTALAMVFLGAKGSTNQQMAKVLHFGDVGDVHAGFQKLQADMKNLGGACLLKVANGLYRDKSINLHHEYLESMSKFFQAELTAVDFAEQSEEARVHINAWVEGQTEGKIQDLLAQGTLDANSKLVLANAIYFKGNWEKKFDEDNTKEMPFSVTENESKLVKMMCQTGIFNTAYIEEVATNILELPYLQEELSMIILLPDEISGLEKLLKSLTYDNLSKWTNEENLDPSETLVHLPRFKLEGSYDLRATLSAMGMPEAFDGTSANFSGMTGTCALSLSNVVHKSFVEVNEEGSEAAASTEATMSFRCFSSVDEFIADHPFLFYIRHNKTQSTLFLGQFSSP; translated from the exons ATGGATGTTCTGACCGTTGCAAATAATTGCTTTGCGCTTGACCTCTGCCTGAAGCTCTGTGAAAAGAAGAGAActgagaatgtttttttttccccattaagTATATCAACGGCTCTGGCTATGGTGTTCCTTGGTGCTAAAGGCAGCACGAACCAGCAGATGGCTAAG gtgctgcattttggtgatGTTGGAGATGTTCACGCTGGATTCCAGAAATTGCAGGCGGATATGAAGAATCTTGGCGGTGCTTGTCTTCTGAAGGTGGCAAATGGCCTGTACAGAGATAAAAGCATCAACTTGCACCAT GAGTATCTCGAATCCATGTCAAAGTTCTTTCAGGCAGAACTCACTGCTGTTGATTTTGCTGAACAATCAGAGGAGGCCAGAGTCCACATCAATGCCTGGGTGGAGGGGCAGACAGAAG GTAAGATCCAGGACTTGTTAGCTCAAGGCACACTCGATGCAAATTCAAAGCTTGTACTTGCGAATGCCATCTACTTTAAAGGCAATTGGGAGAAGAAATTTGATGAAGATAATACCAAGGAAATGCCATTCAGTGTCACCGAG AATGAATCTAAACTAGTGAAAATGATGTGTCAGACGGGAATATTTAACACAGCATACATTGAGGAGGTTGCAACGAATATCCTGGAGCTGCCTTACCTTCAGGAGGAGCTGAGTATGATCATCCTGTTACCTGATGAAATCAGCGGATTAGAAAAG CTGCTGAAGAGTTTGACGTATGACAATCTATCGAAATGGACCAATGAGGAAAACCTGGATCCTTCAGAAACACTTGTCCACCTGCCCAGATTCAAGCTGGAAGGAAGCTATGACCTGAGGGCCACGCTTTCTGCCATGGGAATGCCGGAGGCCTTCGATGGGACAAGCGCCAATTTCTCGGGAATGACAGGGACATGTGCCCTGTCTTTGTCCAATGTCGTTCACAAGTCCTTTGTAGAAGTGAATGAAGAAGGGAGTGAAGCAGCAGCCAGCACAGAGGCCACCATGTCGTTTCGATGTTTCAGCTCTGTTGATGAATTTATAGCAGATCATCCTTTCCTCTTTTACATCAGGCACAATAAAACTCAAAGCACCTTATTTTTGGGCCAGTTCTCATCGCCGTAG
- the LOC122564496 gene encoding serpin B6-like isoform X4, translating into MVFLGAKGSTNQQMAKVLHFGDVGDVHAGFQKLQADMKNLGGACLLKVANGLYRDKSINLHHEYLESMSKFFQAELTAVDFAEQSEEARVHINAWVEGQTEGKIQDLLAQGTLDANSKLVLANAIYFKGNWEKKFDEDNTKEMPFSVTENESKLVKMMCQTGIFNTAYIEEVATNILELPYLQEELSMIILLPDEISGLEKLLKSLTYDNLSKWTNEENLDPSETLVHLPRFKLEGSYDLRATLSAMGMPEAFDGTSANFSGMTGTCALSLSNVVHKSFVEVNEEGSEAAASTEATMSFRCFSSVDEFIADHPFLFYIRHNKTQSTLFLGQFSSP; encoded by the exons ATGGTGTTCCTTGGTGCTAAAGGCAGCACGAACCAGCAGATGGCTAAG gtgctgcattttggtgatGTTGGAGATGTTCACGCTGGATTCCAGAAATTGCAGGCGGATATGAAGAATCTTGGCGGTGCTTGTCTTCTGAAGGTGGCAAATGGCCTGTACAGAGATAAAAGCATCAACTTGCACCAT GAGTATCTCGAATCCATGTCAAAGTTCTTTCAGGCAGAACTCACTGCTGTTGATTTTGCTGAACAATCAGAGGAGGCCAGAGTCCACATCAATGCCTGGGTGGAGGGGCAGACAGAAG GTAAGATCCAGGACTTGTTAGCTCAAGGCACACTCGATGCAAATTCAAAGCTTGTACTTGCGAATGCCATCTACTTTAAAGGCAATTGGGAGAAGAAATTTGATGAAGATAATACCAAGGAAATGCCATTCAGTGTCACCGAG AATGAATCTAAACTAGTGAAAATGATGTGTCAGACGGGAATATTTAACACAGCATACATTGAGGAGGTTGCAACGAATATCCTGGAGCTGCCTTACCTTCAGGAGGAGCTGAGTATGATCATCCTGTTACCTGATGAAATCAGCGGATTAGAAAAG CTGCTGAAGAGTTTGACGTATGACAATCTATCGAAATGGACCAATGAGGAAAACCTGGATCCTTCAGAAACACTTGTCCACCTGCCCAGATTCAAGCTGGAAGGAAGCTATGACCTGAGGGCCACGCTTTCTGCCATGGGAATGCCGGAGGCCTTCGATGGGACAAGCGCCAATTTCTCGGGAATGACAGGGACATGTGCCCTGTCTTTGTCCAATGTCGTTCACAAGTCCTTTGTAGAAGTGAATGAAGAAGGGAGTGAAGCAGCAGCCAGCACAGAGGCCACCATGTCGTTTCGATGTTTCAGCTCTGTTGATGAATTTATAGCAGATCATCCTTTCCTCTTTTACATCAGGCACAATAAAACTCAAAGCACCTTATTTTTGGGCCAGTTCTCATCGCCGTAG